One Lycium barbarum isolate Lr01 chromosome 5, ASM1917538v2, whole genome shotgun sequence genomic window carries:
- the LOC132640508 gene encoding inositol-3-phosphate synthase-like isoform X1 produces the protein MFIENFKVESPNVKYTDSEIHSVYDYQTTELVHEERNGTYQWIVKPKSVKYEFKTDTHVPKLGVMLVGWGGNNGSTLTGGVIANREGISWATKEKVQQANYFGSLTQASTIRVGSFNGEEIYAPFKSLLPMVNPDDVVFGGWDISNMNLADAMVRAKVFDIDLQKQLRPYMESMVPLPGIYDPDFIAANQESRANNVIKGTKKEQVDQIIKDIREFKEKNKVEKIVVLWTANTERYSNVIVGLNDTMENLFAAVDRNEAEISPSTLYAIACILENVPFINGSPQNTFVPGLIDLAIKRNTLIGGDDFKSGQTKMKSVLVDFLVGAGIKPTSIVSYNHLGNNDGMNLSAPQTFRSKEISKSNVVDDMVASNAILYESGEHPDHVVVIKYVPYVGDSKRAMDEYTSEIFMGGKNTIVLHNTCEDSLLAAPIILDLVLLAELSTRIQLKAEGEGKFHSFHPVATILSYLTKAPLVPPGTPVVNALSKQRAMLENIMRACVGLAPENNMILEYK, from the exons ATGTTCATTGAAAATTTTAAGGTTGAAAGCCCAAATGTGAAGTACACAGATAGTGAGATTCACTCTGTTTATGATTACCAAACCACAGAACTTGTACATGAAGAAAGAAATGGCACTTATCAATGGATTGTTAAGCCTAAATCTGTCAAATATGAGTTCAAAACTGATACCCATGTTCCCAAATTAGG GGTTATGCTTGTTGGATGGGGAGGAAACAATGGTTCGACATTGACTGGTGGTGTTATTGCAAATCGAGA AGGAATTTCATGGGCAACCAAGGAAAAGGTGCAGCAAGCCAATTATTTTGGGTCTCTTACACAGGCATCAACAATTAGAGTGGGGTCTTTCAATGGAGAAGAGATCTATGCACCCTTCAAGAGCCTCCTTCCCATG GTCAACCCGGATGATGTTGTGTTTGGAGGATGGGACATTAGCAACATGAATTTGGCAGATGCCATGGTTCGGGCTAAGGTTTTTGACATTGATTTGCAAAAGCAGCTGAGGCCCTACATGGAATCCATGGTCCCCCTTCCTGGTATCTATGACCCTGACTTCATCGCTGCTAACCAAGAATCGCGTGCCAACAATGTGATCAAAGGAACCAAGAAAGAACAAGTTGATCAAATTATTAAAGATATTAG GGAGTTCAAGGAGAAGAATAAGGTAGAAAAAATAGTGGTCCTGTGGACTGCCAACACCGAACGATACAGCAATGTGATTGTTGGCCTTAACGACACCATGGAAAACCTCTTTGCTGCTGTGGATAGAAATGAGGCTGAAATATCTCCTTCAACATTGTATGCTATtgcttgtattcttgaaaatgtgCCTTTCATCAATGGAAGCCCACAGAACACTTTTGTCCCAG GTCTTATTGATTTGGCCATAAAGAGGAACACTTTAATTGGTGGTGATGACTTTAAAAGTGGTCAAACTAAGATGAAATCCGTGCTGGTTGATTTCCTTGTTGGAGCTGGTATTAAG CCAACGTCAATAGTGAGCTACAATCACTTGGGTAACAATGACGGAATGAATCTTTCTGCTCCTCAAACTTTCCGGTCTAAGGAGATCTCGAAAAGCAATGTCGTTGATGACATGGTTGCGAGCAATGCCATCCTGTATGAATCTGGCGAGCACCCTGACCATGTTGTTGTGATCAAG TACGTTCCATATGTTGGAGACAGCAAGAGGGCAATGGATGAGTACACGTCCGAGATTTTCATGGGCGGAAAGAACACCATAGTGTTGCACAACACATGTGAGGACTCGCTTTTGGCTGCTCCGATTATCTTGGACTTGGTCCTTCTTGCTGAACTGAGCACTCGTATTCAGCTCAAAGCTGAAGGAGAG GGGAAGTTCCACTCATTCCATCCTGTGGCTACTATACTCAGCTACCTCACCAAGGCTCCTCTG GTACCACCAGGTACACCAGTGGTGAATGCTCTTTCAAAGCAGAGGGCAATGCTTGAGAACATAATGAGAGCTTGTGTTGGTTTGGCACCAGAGAACAACATGATTTTGGAATACAAATGA
- the LOC132640508 gene encoding inositol-3-phosphate synthase-like isoform X2 — protein MYVTIKGISWATKEKVQQANYFGSLTQASTIRVGSFNGEEIYAPFKSLLPMVNPDDVVFGGWDISNMNLADAMVRAKVFDIDLQKQLRPYMESMVPLPGIYDPDFIAANQESRANNVIKGTKKEQVDQIIKDIREFKEKNKVEKIVVLWTANTERYSNVIVGLNDTMENLFAAVDRNEAEISPSTLYAIACILENVPFINGSPQNTFVPGLIDLAIKRNTLIGGDDFKSGQTKMKSVLVDFLVGAGIKPTSIVSYNHLGNNDGMNLSAPQTFRSKEISKSNVVDDMVASNAILYESGEHPDHVVVIKYVPYVGDSKRAMDEYTSEIFMGGKNTIVLHNTCEDSLLAAPIILDLVLLAELSTRIQLKAEGEGKFHSFHPVATILSYLTKAPLVPPGTPVVNALSKQRAMLENIMRACVGLAPENNMILEYK, from the exons ATGTATGTCACTAtaaa AGGAATTTCATGGGCAACCAAGGAAAAGGTGCAGCAAGCCAATTATTTTGGGTCTCTTACACAGGCATCAACAATTAGAGTGGGGTCTTTCAATGGAGAAGAGATCTATGCACCCTTCAAGAGCCTCCTTCCCATG GTCAACCCGGATGATGTTGTGTTTGGAGGATGGGACATTAGCAACATGAATTTGGCAGATGCCATGGTTCGGGCTAAGGTTTTTGACATTGATTTGCAAAAGCAGCTGAGGCCCTACATGGAATCCATGGTCCCCCTTCCTGGTATCTATGACCCTGACTTCATCGCTGCTAACCAAGAATCGCGTGCCAACAATGTGATCAAAGGAACCAAGAAAGAACAAGTTGATCAAATTATTAAAGATATTAG GGAGTTCAAGGAGAAGAATAAGGTAGAAAAAATAGTGGTCCTGTGGACTGCCAACACCGAACGATACAGCAATGTGATTGTTGGCCTTAACGACACCATGGAAAACCTCTTTGCTGCTGTGGATAGAAATGAGGCTGAAATATCTCCTTCAACATTGTATGCTATtgcttgtattcttgaaaatgtgCCTTTCATCAATGGAAGCCCACAGAACACTTTTGTCCCAG GTCTTATTGATTTGGCCATAAAGAGGAACACTTTAATTGGTGGTGATGACTTTAAAAGTGGTCAAACTAAGATGAAATCCGTGCTGGTTGATTTCCTTGTTGGAGCTGGTATTAAG CCAACGTCAATAGTGAGCTACAATCACTTGGGTAACAATGACGGAATGAATCTTTCTGCTCCTCAAACTTTCCGGTCTAAGGAGATCTCGAAAAGCAATGTCGTTGATGACATGGTTGCGAGCAATGCCATCCTGTATGAATCTGGCGAGCACCCTGACCATGTTGTTGTGATCAAG TACGTTCCATATGTTGGAGACAGCAAGAGGGCAATGGATGAGTACACGTCCGAGATTTTCATGGGCGGAAAGAACACCATAGTGTTGCACAACACATGTGAGGACTCGCTTTTGGCTGCTCCGATTATCTTGGACTTGGTCCTTCTTGCTGAACTGAGCACTCGTATTCAGCTCAAAGCTGAAGGAGAG GGGAAGTTCCACTCATTCCATCCTGTGGCTACTATACTCAGCTACCTCACCAAGGCTCCTCTG GTACCACCAGGTACACCAGTGGTGAATGCTCTTTCAAAGCAGAGGGCAATGCTTGAGAACATAATGAGAGCTTGTGTTGGTTTGGCACCAGAGAACAACATGATTTTGGAATACAAATGA